The following coding sequences lie in one Silene latifolia isolate original U9 population chromosome 5, ASM4854445v1, whole genome shotgun sequence genomic window:
- the LOC141655568 gene encoding uncharacterized protein LOC141655568 → MHPAQVGLIEKDLFRGHIEEDAHAHLRKFKRKVSMMKKNGVSEDTLRMMLFPFCLTGKADRWLNIHPLDTFTTWDALAKAFMAKYYPSSKTAMLRNEIHTFQQEDGESLGESWDRYQDLIASCPHHGIPKWYITQTFFQTLLPRTKEMVNASAGGEFDHLGDEEGMALIKKMVDSEANCDSRGNMLRRNGKFPKENSSNANAETNAKLDLLTKQLEKLQRNQVHQTTTSHGPPMEEVAQVLPCELCGGNGHTFDVCANNYNGGYEENVQDVNAFQSYNNNTRPPRPPYNNPNVYNPNTNFYHPGLKNHPILATRIPMFKTHNTFNHKPQIIHRIFSTKGGILQPKK, encoded by the coding sequence ATGCACCCCGCCCAAGTTGGGTTGATCGAGAAGGATTTGTTTAGGGGGCATATTGAAGAAGATGCTCATGCTCACCTCCGAAAGTTCAAAAGGAAGGtctcaatgatgaagaagaacggGGTATCCGAGGACACTCTAAGGATGATGTTGTTCCCATTCTGTTTGACGGGTAAGGCGGACCGGTGGTTGAATATTCACCCTCTAGATACATTCACAACATGGGACGCTTTAGCTAAAGCGTTCATGGCCAAGTACTACCCGTCATCCAAGACCGCCATGCTTCGTAATGAAATTCATACTTTCCAACAAGAAGATGGGGAATCCTTGGGTGAATCTTGGGATCGATATCAAGACCTTATTGCTAGTTGTCCCCACCATGGAATCCCGAAGTGGTACATCACCCAAACCTTCTTTCAAACATTGTTGCCTAGAACTAAagagatggtaaatgcctccgcggggggagAATTTGATCATTTAGGTGATGAAGAAGGCATGGCACTAATCAAGAAGATGGTAGACTCGGAAGCAAATTGTGACTCAAGAGGAAACATGCTTAGGAGAAACGGCAAGTTCCCTAAGGAGAACTCTTCTAATGCAAATGccgagacaaatgccaagcttGATCTTCTAACCAAGCAACTTGAGAAATTGCAAAGGAACCAAGTTCACCAAACCACCACCTCCCATGGTCCACCCATGGAGGAAGTAGCTCAAGTTTTACCTTGTGAGCTTTGTGGAGGGAATGGCCATACTTTTGACGTGTGTGCTAACAACTATAATGGTGGGTATGAGGAGAATGTCCAAGATGTTAATGCTTTCCAAAGCTATAACAACAATACAAGACCACCAAGACCACCCTACAACAATCCCAATGTCTACAATCCAAACACTAACTTCTACCATCCGGGCTTGAAGAACCACCCAATTTTAGCTACAAGAAtaccaatgttcaaaacccacaacacCTTCAACCACAAGCCCCAAATAATCCACCGGATTTTCTCAACCAAGGGGGGGATACTCCAACCAAAGAAATAA